The Calditrichota bacterium genome contains the following window.
GGCTACAATACCTACACTGCGACGGCCAGTGGCCCGGTGCCCTTCACCAACGACAATGTGCGCTTCTTCGTAGCTGGGGAGCGCAACTACAACGGCGGCTACGCCACCTTCAACGAAGGATTTGTGGTTGACACAGTGATCGTCTGGGGCAAGGGCACCGCCAACGAGCGTGCCTTCCCCTTCAAGGCAGAGTTGAAGCCCGGACCCTATCCCGGCTACAGCTACCGCTCTTGGGACATGAATAGCAACCTAGTGTGGGACGTGCGGCCTGTGCGTGTGAAGGTAGGTGCCAACTACCATTGGGATCGCGAGCAGGGTGGCGCCACCTGGGGCAACATCGTCAATTACAAGAAGAACGGCGTCACTATCTCCAACAACCAGCGTTACTACGTGAACGTCACGCATCAGGTGAACCCACGGTTGTTCTACACCGCCAACTTCGGTTACTTCAAGTGGTTCCAGGAGTGGGGCGACCCGGATTTGTGGGATGAGTATTGGAAGTACGCCGACCCGCAGTACAACGTCGGCCCAGACGGCAACACGGTGCTGCGCGGCTGGGGTCTTACTTACACCCTGAGCCTCTACGGTCTTCTCACTTTGCAGCCTACCGGCTTGGTCACCTCCGGGTACGGCAAGAATGAGCAGGTCAACTACGGGCCCAAGTTTGACCTGGTGTGGCAGTTCAACAACTGGAACGAGCTGAAGACCGGGTTTGAGTACAACTACTACACCATCCGGCGGTACGTCAACCCAGGGTTTGCTATCTCCAAGGCGCTGCATGACCGGGAGATTGACCCCACCAACACGCAGACCGACTATGACATCTACCGCAGCAACATCACGCACTATGGCTACGACATCTGGGGCAACCCGACGACCAAGGACACCTGGTATGATGCCACCAACGACCAGGGGCAGATTGGCAAGGTGAACGGCCATGATGCGCCGAAACACCCGGTGCGGGCGGCATTCTACCTCCAGGACAAGATTGAGCTCAAGGACCTCATCCTCAACGCCGGCGTGCGTGTCGACTACCTGACCACCGGCACACTGAGCTACAAGGATCCCCGGCGCCTCATCTTGAACTCCTGGACCCTGGTGGACGACGCGAGCTTCGGCCCGGAGCGGCAGTATTGGAAGGTGAGCCCGCGCTTGGGCTGGTCGTTCCCGGTCACCGACCGCACGGTCTTCCATGCGCAGTTTGGCAAGTTTGTGCAACTGCCGCAGATGTTTGACCTCTACGACAGCCACGGCCTTGTGGGCCGCTTCTTGCAGGGCGGTAACGCCCGCACCATGCCCAACCCGAACCTGAAGCCAGAGCAGACCACGCAGTACGAAGTTGGTCTCAAGCAGCAGATTGGCGACAACGCCAGCTTGATGGCGACGGTGTTCTACAAGGACATTCGCGACTACATCCAGATCCGGGTGACGTTGCCTGAGCCTAATTTGGGCTACGGTGCGTTCTACGAGTTGCGCAATATCGACTTTGGTACGACCACCGGCGTGACGTTTGCCCTGAACCTGCGGCGCACCAAGCGTGTTGCGGCCACTCTGGATTATACCTACTCCAAGGCCATGGGCACAGGCTCCAGCAGCCGGGACCACTTTGACATCGCCTGGCAGGACCAGAGCCTGCGCTTCCCGACCATCATCACGCCCCTGGCGCAGAACCAGGACCATGTGGGCAACGTCAATGTTGATGTCCGCCTGACCAAGGACGACGGCCCAATTCTTTTTGGGATGCGGCCCCTGGCCAATTTGGGCGCCAATGTGCTGTTCACCATGCACAGCGGCAGCCGCTACACCAAGATCGAGCCGGGCCCGGGCGGGCTCTTTGCCCAGAACGCGCCTCGGCCGCTGGAGGCATTGAATTCCTCGGTGATGCCCTGGTACTACCGGGTTGACCTGAAGGTGGACAAGACGGTGGAGGTGGCGCGCTTCAAGATTCGGCCGTACATCTGGGTCTACAACCTGTTCAACCGGAAGAACGTGACCGGCGTCTACCGGCAGACGGGCGAGCCGCACGACAACGGCTGGTTCCTGACCGACGACGGCAAGTCGTGGGCGCAGATTAACGGCAGCAAGGGCCTCTACTACGCCAAGAAGGCCCTCAGCGGCGCCGGTGCGAGGAACTTGGCCACGCCGCGTATCCTCCGCTTCGGAGTGATGATCGACTATTGATGGCGTTTGGGCTCACCTCCGCTTGCTGGAGGTGAGCCCCTGGCCACCTCGGCACGGCGTGTGACGAGGCAAGAGTGCACAGCACGTACGCTGTAGGTCTTGTGGAGGAGGAGTCACGATGAAGAAAGCGACGGTCGCCATCCTGGTTGCGGCGCTCGCGGTGCTGCTGTTTGGCCAGAGCACGGCAGTGGCAAAGAGCACCGCCACCAGTCGGCTGAGCAAGTCCATGATCAAGGACCATTGCAAGTACATCGATGTCAACCAGATCCGGGCCTCGGTGATGAATAACGGCACCTTTACCCGCCACCCCATCACTGGCAACTCGGACCTGGAGTGGCCTAAGGGTACCGGCAAGTACGCCTGCTACAATGCGGGGATCTGGATTGCCGGCAAGGTGGGCGGTGCCACCCGCACGGCGTGCGCTGATTACAATGTGGAGTACCAGCCGGGCCTAATTCTACCGGATGGAACGCCGGACAACCCGGCGGATCCCAAGTATCGCGTGTACAAGGTCCACAAGGACTACCCGAATGGTTACGCAGCTCTGGACATCGACCCGTGGAGTGCATGGCCGGTGGACCAGGGCGCGCCGGTGAACCCCGATGGTAGCATCAAGTGGTATGGCGACGAGCAGCTCTACGCCGTGATGAACGACCTGGACGCCAACTTGCAC
Protein-coding sequences here:
- a CDS encoding TonB-dependent receptor: MRKKAFALAVVLLTIPALMYAGTTGKVRGRVIDKDTKDPIPGVAIILEGTMMGAATDINGYYIILNVPVGTYSVRAQMMGYQTVVVSNKRVSADLTTECDFELSPTVLEGQVVTIVAERPIIEKHVTNTVKTIQAEDLQNIPIRGVAVAMQLSSAVADGQYVRGSRSEETVTYIDGVMTQRLVDGRANVASVINNAIEEVTFQAGGFNAEYGFANAGVLWSTTKTGQKDYHFNIEAISDEVFKGKNGRTLGTQSWGYNTYTATASGPVPFTNDNVRFFVAGERNYNGGYATFNEGFVVDTVIVWGKGTANERAFPFKAELKPGPYPGYSYRSWDMNSNLVWDVRPVRVKVGANYHWDREQGGATWGNIVNYKKNGVTISNNQRYYVNVTHQVNPRLFYTANFGYFKWFQEWGDPDLWDEYWKYADPQYNVGPDGNTVLRGWGLTYTLSLYGLLTLQPTGLVTSGYGKNEQVNYGPKFDLVWQFNNWNELKTGFEYNYYTIRRYVNPGFAISKALHDREIDPTNTQTDYDIYRSNITHYGYDIWGNPTTKDTWYDATNDQGQIGKVNGHDAPKHPVRAAFYLQDKIELKDLILNAGVRVDYLTTGTLSYKDPRRLILNSWTLVDDASFGPERQYWKVSPRLGWSFPVTDRTVFHAQFGKFVQLPQMFDLYDSHGLVGRFLQGGNARTMPNPNLKPEQTTQYEVGLKQQIGDNASLMATVFYKDIRDYIQIRVTLPEPNLGYGAFYELRNIDFGTTTGVTFALNLRRTKRVAATLDYTYSKAMGTGSSSRDHFDIAWQDQSLRFPTIITPLAQNQDHVGNVNVDVRLTKDDGPILFGMRPLANLGANVLFTMHSGSRYTKIEPGPGGLFAQNAPRPLEALNSSVMPWYYRVDLKVDKTVEVARFKIRPYIWVYNLFNRKNVTGVYRQTGEPHDNGWFLTDDGKSWAQINGSKGLYYAKKALSGAGARNLATPRILRFGVMIDY